The BD1-7 clade bacterium DNA segment CTACACAACCAATGCCATTGAGTCGCTTAACAGTGTCATTCGCAAGGCCGTTAAGAAGCGTAAGCTGTTCCCCTCAGATGACTCCGCTAAGAAAGTTGTTTATCTGGCGATACAGCAGGCAGCGAAAAAATGGACCATGCCAATCAGGAATTGGAAACCGGCCTTGAACCGGTTTATGATCGAGTTCGAAGACCGCTTAACTGATTATGTTTAACGAGGCAGTTACACAGAATTATTTACAGTCTCAAATTTTAGTACGCGGATACACTAAGCCGGCAGGGTATTGCCGGCTTTTATGCCTGTCTTAATTGCACTTGGCTTTCCAGCACTGCTCATCGACGTCGATATTTCCGTTTTTATTCCGATCCCAGCCTTTTTGTCCACTGGAATGTAGTTCATAAAAGCCGGTTTCTGCCACCGTTGTACCTGCGATCGGATTGGCCCTGATAACGAAATGGGTTGCGCCCACATCAACTAATCTCAACTTATAATTCTTGGCGTTGTCTTCAGGGAAGAAACCTGAATCAGGTGCCTGATCAC contains these protein-coding regions:
- the fimA gene encoding Fimbrial protein; this translates as MKGSETGFTLIELMVVVAIAGILSTLAYSSYESSVREGYYKSAQGELISLAMALEDARQRKNVYYKINGETAAFSDQAPDSGFFPEDNAKNYKLRLVDVGATHFVIRANPIAGTTVAETGFYELHSSGQKGWDRNKNGNIDVDEQCWKAKCN